In the Flavobacterium pallidum genome, one interval contains:
- a CDS encoding pentapeptide repeat-containing protein: MPSIQYVFETEFNNIKYEKNTADFTDFERCTFNDCDFSASAFVGVTFIDCVFQRCNFDTAKINYVSLRTAHFYQCSFREVNFAMCDKLIFDIRFADCILDFAKFYTLRLKGTTFSGCSLIAVDFMAADVTSCAFPDCNLYRAEFDKAIANKCDFSLSKNFTIDPSRTKLRKAVFSKHGLKGLLAKHEIIVS; encoded by the coding sequence GTGCCGTCAATCCAATACGTTTTCGAAACAGAATTCAACAACATCAAATACGAAAAAAACACTGCCGATTTCACCGATTTCGAGCGATGTACGTTTAACGATTGTGATTTCAGTGCGTCGGCATTTGTCGGGGTAACATTCATTGACTGTGTGTTTCAACGCTGCAATTTCGATACGGCGAAAATCAACTATGTGTCTTTAAGGACTGCGCATTTTTACCAATGCAGTTTCCGTGAAGTGAATTTTGCGATGTGCGACAAGCTGATTTTCGACATCCGTTTTGCAGATTGCATCCTGGATTTTGCGAAATTTTATACCCTCAGATTAAAAGGCACCACATTTTCCGGTTGCAGTTTAATTGCGGTGGATTTTATGGCTGCAGATGTAACGTCCTGTGCTTTTCCGGATTGTAATTTATACCGCGCTGAATTCGATAAGGCCATTGCAAATAAATGTGATTTCAGCCTGAGCAAAAATTTTACAATCGATCCTTCGCGCACCAAACTCAGGAAGGCAGTGTTTTCAAAGCATGGTTTGAAAGGCCTGCTGGCGAAACATGAAATTATCGTCAGCTAA
- a CDS encoding MFS transporter, with product MQTETPTPIPRKGFISKNPSLKIREFRSYLTLRLGIIFALNMQSTTIYYWVYQMTNDKLSLGFVGLAEVIPAICCSFISGHFVDLSEKRKMITICLFGYIVTGICLLLLALPAAGQQLDPSWILHLIYAFVFLGGALRSFYSPSMFSLFGLVVPRQDYPNATGWSSMAWQVGAVLGPLAAGFAIASLSVLSSLTIVVVIEFLLLFPLFSIAVKPIIKKEKEAIMKSVTEGLRFVWRTPVLLSALALDMFSVLFGGAVALLPVYQKEILHVNEMGFGLLRSAPGIGAIMTLGLLALLPLRTKPGRKLLLCVAGFAVCIIVFGLSTNFYLSFAMLLFSGMFDAVSVVIRGTILQLVTPDHMRGRVSAVNTMFVSSSNELGDFESGVMAHFFGAVRAVVIGGCLTLGVVGYTLFRAPQLRKFTFDEKKPE from the coding sequence ATGCAAACCGAAACGCCCACTCCAATCCCCCGCAAGGGTTTTATCAGCAAGAATCCATCATTGAAAATCCGTGAATTCCGCTCGTATTTAACGCTGCGGCTCGGGATTATCTTTGCGTTGAACATGCAGTCCACGACGATTTATTATTGGGTGTACCAAATGACCAATGATAAGCTGTCGCTGGGTTTTGTCGGTTTGGCAGAGGTTATCCCCGCGATTTGCTGTTCTTTCATTTCCGGGCATTTTGTCGACCTGAGTGAGAAAAGGAAGATGATTACGATTTGTCTTTTCGGATACATCGTTACTGGAATTTGCCTGTTATTGTTGGCGCTGCCGGCTGCCGGGCAGCAGTTGGATCCGTCATGGATATTGCACCTGATTTACGCGTTTGTGTTCCTTGGCGGGGCATTGCGGTCATTCTACAGTCCGTCGATGTTTTCGCTTTTCGGGCTTGTCGTACCGCGACAGGATTACCCGAACGCCACCGGATGGAGCAGTATGGCATGGCAGGTTGGGGCAGTGTTGGGGCCATTGGCGGCCGGATTTGCGATTGCTTCACTCAGCGTTTTATCAAGCCTTACTATTGTTGTGGTAATCGAATTTTTATTGTTGTTTCCTTTGTTTTCAATAGCCGTAAAGCCCATCATCAAAAAGGAGAAAGAGGCCATTATGAAAAGTGTCACCGAAGGGTTGCGCTTCGTATGGCGTACGCCGGTATTGCTTTCTGCATTGGCGCTCGATATGTTTTCCGTATTGTTTGGCGGTGCGGTGGCTTTATTGCCGGTATATCAAAAGGAAATTCTGCATGTGAATGAAATGGGTTTCGGGTTGCTGAGGTCGGCACCGGGAATTGGAGCCATCATGACCTTAGGCTTGCTGGCGTTGTTGCCTCTACGAACCAAACCCGGAAGGAAACTGCTGTTATGCGTGGCGGGATTTGCGGTATGCATTATTGTTTTCGGGCTTTCGACAAATTTTTACCTGTCATTCGCGATGCTGCTGTTCTCGGGCATGTTCGATGCGGTAAGCGTGGTCATTAGAGGGACCATCTTACAGCTGGTCACGCCCGACCATATGCGCGGAAGGGTTTCCGCAGTGAATACGATGTTCGTCAGCTCTTCGAATGAGTTGGGCGATTTCGAGAGTGGTGTCATGGCGCACTTCTTCGGAGCGGTCAGGGCTGTTGTGATTGGCGGCTGCCTGACGTTGGGTGTTGTCGGGTACACTTTGTTCAGGGCACCGCAGTTGCGTAAATTTACTTTTGATGAAAAGAAACCCGAATGA
- a CDS encoding class I SAM-dependent methyltransferase, with amino-acid sequence MKRNPNDMNDTNKAAAVFDKHAKGYQEKYMDLDLYDGTLDVFCGSVIKQNPDILDVACGPGNISRYLLKVRPDFKILGIDLAPNMIALALTNIPEAGFKVMDCLDILNLDAKYDGIVCGFIFPYLSKEQASRFIADAASMLNEGGVLYVSTMENHYSASKLQMSSDGQDAVFQHFYLAEDIKAMLEPNGVAVFYEQRIDFPNADGSSTTDVVIIGRK; translated from the coding sequence ATGAAAAGAAACCCGAATGATATGAACGATACGAATAAAGCTGCTGCTGTTTTCGATAAACATGCGAAAGGGTACCAGGAAAAGTACATGGACCTGGATTTATATGATGGTACGCTGGATGTTTTCTGCGGAAGCGTCATAAAACAAAATCCCGATATCCTTGATGTAGCCTGCGGTCCGGGCAATATTTCAAGGTATTTGCTGAAAGTACGCCCTGATTTTAAAATCCTCGGAATCGATCTGGCACCGAATATGATTGCGCTGGCTCTAACCAATATTCCTGAGGCCGGATTTAAGGTAATGGATTGCCTCGATATCCTGAACCTCGATGCAAAGTATGATGGGATTGTGTGTGGGTTTATCTTTCCATATCTTTCAAAAGAACAGGCTTCACGTTTTATTGCGGATGCCGCTTCCATGCTGAATGAAGGCGGTGTGCTTTATGTGAGTACGATGGAAAATCATTATTCGGCATCCAAATTGCAGATGTCATCTGACGGACAGGATGCGGTTTTCCAGCATTTTTACCTTGCGGAAGATATTAAAGCCATGCTTGAACCAAATGGGGTAGCGGTTTTTTATGAGCAAAGGATCGATTTCCCGAATGCTGACGGTTCCTCAACAACTGATGTCGTGATTATCGGCAGAAAATAA
- a CDS encoding S9 family peptidase has translation MTKLSITALAILFVSTAFAQTKKITLEEGVLAQNRQFRADKLIGFQWIPDSDKYVYFEDSARKLMTANSKNAQATEFISLADLNKALGTSLKNFAGISFKNANTMAIADGNKYYEYNLISKTGKKTSELPEEAENTTFDNNHSGIAFTEKNNLFLLNSNGKKIAVTNETDEDIVSGQFFARNEFGIEGGIFWSPKSNLLAFYQKDQNDVADYPLLDINETPGKLVNIKYPMIGQKSEKPRVGIYNLSSGKTVFITPQGNPDDYLTNLSWTPDEKYVLIAALNRGQNDMRLNLYDANSGAFVRTLLEEKNDNWVEPEHPAFFPDAKSNNFIWISEKDGFNNLYYYSLDGKLIKQLTQNKFVTKSIISANHAGTEVYFYATGPNPTNMLVYKVDLKGRQTQITKDDGVHTFAASTDDNWLFDEYSNHNTPSKSLLYDKSGKAKTLLTSSNKYDGYAMGSAEIRTIKAADGTTDLYTRLIKPSNFDPNKKYPVMVYVYGGPHAQMITNTYLDGANLWMYWMAEQGYLVFTVDNRGSENRGFEFEKAIHGKLGVNEMEDQLKGVEYLKSLPYVDGNRLAVHGWSYGGFMTTSLMLRKAGTFNVGVAGGPVTDWKYYEVMYGERYMDTPAENQQGFDEASTLNYVDKLKGKLLLIHGTSDDVVVMQQNFALLKKFIEAGKQIDFFAYPMHKHNVLGKDRVHLMTKVLNYIIDNNK, from the coding sequence ATGACTAAACTTTCGATTACTGCGCTTGCGATACTTTTTGTTTCAACGGCTTTCGCGCAAACAAAAAAAATCACGCTTGAAGAGGGTGTACTGGCCCAAAACCGACAATTCCGTGCAGATAAATTAATCGGATTCCAATGGATTCCGGATTCAGATAAATATGTTTATTTTGAAGACAGCGCCAGGAAACTGATGACGGCGAACAGCAAGAATGCACAGGCGACCGAATTCATTTCGCTAGCCGACCTCAACAAAGCTTTAGGTACAAGCCTCAAAAATTTTGCCGGCATTTCGTTTAAGAATGCCAATACGATGGCAATCGCCGATGGCAATAAGTACTACGAATACAATCTGATTTCCAAAACCGGTAAAAAAACGTCAGAATTGCCCGAAGAAGCGGAAAACACCACTTTTGACAACAATCATTCTGGTATCGCTTTTACCGAAAAGAACAACCTTTTCCTTCTGAATTCCAATGGCAAAAAAATTGCCGTCACCAATGAAACCGACGAAGATATTGTTTCCGGGCAATTCTTCGCCAGGAATGAATTCGGGATTGAAGGCGGAATTTTCTGGTCGCCAAAATCAAACCTGCTGGCATTTTACCAAAAAGACCAAAACGATGTAGCTGATTATCCTTTGCTCGACATCAATGAAACGCCGGGAAAACTTGTGAATATCAAATATCCGATGATCGGGCAGAAAAGCGAAAAACCACGTGTCGGGATCTACAATCTTTCAAGTGGGAAAACTGTTTTTATTACACCACAAGGGAATCCTGACGATTACCTGACCAACTTATCATGGACTCCTGATGAAAAATACGTCCTTATTGCAGCATTGAATCGTGGGCAAAATGACATGCGCTTAAATCTTTATGATGCCAACAGCGGCGCCTTTGTACGCACGTTGCTTGAAGAGAAAAACGACAACTGGGTTGAACCGGAACATCCTGCCTTTTTCCCCGATGCGAAATCGAATAACTTCATCTGGATCAGTGAAAAAGATGGTTTCAACAACCTTTATTACTATAGCCTCGACGGAAAGCTGATCAAACAGCTTACGCAGAATAAATTCGTTACCAAATCCATCATCAGCGCAAACCACGCCGGAACGGAAGTCTATTTTTATGCCACCGGTCCCAATCCAACGAACATGCTCGTGTATAAAGTCGATTTGAAAGGCAGGCAGACGCAAATTACCAAAGACGACGGCGTACATACTTTCGCGGCAAGCACCGATGACAATTGGCTTTTTGATGAATACTCAAATCATAACACGCCTTCAAAATCATTGCTGTACGACAAATCAGGCAAGGCCAAAACTTTACTCACAAGCAGCAATAAATATGATGGCTACGCTATGGGCTCCGCAGAAATCAGGACCATCAAGGCCGCCGATGGCACCACCGATTTGTATACCAGGTTAATCAAACCGAGCAATTTCGACCCGAATAAAAAATATCCAGTCATGGTGTATGTTTATGGCGGTCCGCATGCGCAGATGATTACAAACACTTACCTTGACGGCGCGAATTTATGGATGTACTGGATGGCCGAACAAGGGTATCTTGTCTTTACAGTCGACAATCGTGGTTCTGAAAACCGTGGTTTTGAGTTCGAAAAAGCAATCCACGGAAAACTGGGTGTAAATGAAATGGAAGACCAGCTTAAAGGTGTGGAATACCTGAAATCGTTGCCCTACGTTGACGGAAACAGGCTGGCAGTTCACGGCTGGAGCTACGGCGGATTCATGACAACGTCGCTGATGCTGCGAAAAGCCGGGACGTTCAATGTGGGGGTTGCCGGGGGCCCGGTTACCGACTGGAAATATTACGAAGTGATGTATGGCGAAAGGTACATGGACACGCCTGCTGAAAACCAGCAAGGTTTTGATGAGGCAAGCACGTTAAATTATGTCGACAAACTGAAAGGCAAATTGTTACTGATCCACGGCACGAGTGATGATGTGGTAGTGATGCAGCAGAATTTTGCGCTTTTGAAAAAATTCATCGAAGCCGGAAAACAAATCGATTTCTTCGCATACCCGATGCACAAACACAACGTTTTGGGTAAAGACCGCGTGCATTTGATGACGAAAGTCCTGAATTACATCATCGATAATAATAAATAA
- the cphA gene encoding cyanophycin synthetase, whose translation MKILKVQALRGPNIWSVQRKKLIQMRLDLEEMEQFPTNKIDGFRERIEALLPTLIDHRCSEGVRGGFFMRIERGTWMGHVIEHIALEIQTLAGMETGFGRTRETKTPGIYNVVFSYTEENVGIFAAESAVNIAEALIAGTDYDLDADIQRMREIRERVRLGPSTGSIVEEAVARDIPWIRLGTNSLVQLGYGVNQMRFQATITQKTSNIAVDIACNKEETKRMLQLASIPVASGSICVDDNDLEETINKIGYPIVIKPLDGNHGKGASINVNNIEDAKAGLVYAQKYSRRVIVEKFITGFDFRVLVIDNKLVAAAKRVPAHVVGNGQDNLQQLIDETNLDPRRGYGHENVLTQIDVDRDTMDLLEKLNYTLETVPKNGEIVYLKSTANLSTGGTSVDVTDMMHPENIFLAERISRVIGLDICGVDIMAENLTQPLKENGGCILEVNAAPGFRMHLAPSEGLPRNVAAPVIDMLYPPGKPSRIPIIAVTGTNGKTTTTRLLAHMVKNNGYKVGFTTSDGIYIQNHMMEKGDTTGPISAEYILKDPTVEFAVLETARGGILRSGLGFSRCDIAIVTNIQEDHLGLSDIHTLDDLARVKSTVVKSVKKDGWAILNAEDEQCVKIASELHCNIAWFSMDEENELIKKCSKEGKTVAVYENGFITIKKGEWKIRVERATHVPLTLGGKAKFMIANALAATLAGYLYGFKTEDISISLQTFIPSVAQTPGRMNIFEFKRFKVLIDFAHNPSGYKGVEDYLSSVEANKKIGIIAGVGDRRDEDIRECAKIAARMFDHIIIRQEKHLRGRSEEEIINLIMEGISESGRTNITYEIINKETDAIKHAMNIAEEGTFITALSDVITNAIEIVQEYLDKENEDGNV comes from the coding sequence ATGAAAATACTTAAAGTGCAGGCGCTCCGTGGCCCTAATATATGGAGTGTCCAAAGGAAAAAACTGATTCAGATGCGCCTCGATCTTGAAGAAATGGAGCAATTTCCAACCAATAAGATTGACGGTTTCCGGGAACGGATAGAGGCGCTGTTGCCTACACTGATTGACCACCGTTGCTCAGAAGGTGTTCGCGGGGGATTTTTCATGCGTATCGAAAGAGGCACCTGGATGGGGCATGTCATTGAGCACATCGCTCTGGAAATCCAGACACTTGCCGGGATGGAAACCGGTTTCGGGCGAACCAGGGAAACCAAGACTCCGGGGATTTATAATGTCGTTTTCAGCTATACAGAGGAAAATGTGGGCATTTTTGCAGCGGAATCAGCCGTAAATATCGCTGAGGCGCTTATTGCGGGAACCGATTATGACCTTGATGCAGACATTCAGAGAATGCGCGAAATCAGGGAACGTGTGCGCCTCGGGCCAAGTACCGGAAGTATTGTTGAAGAAGCTGTCGCACGTGACATCCCGTGGATCCGATTGGGAACAAATTCTTTGGTACAATTGGGTTATGGCGTAAACCAGATGCGTTTCCAGGCTACAATTACCCAAAAAACCAGTAACATTGCCGTGGACATAGCCTGTAATAAGGAAGAAACAAAGCGTATGCTGCAACTGGCTTCGATTCCTGTAGCAAGCGGCAGCATTTGCGTTGATGATAACGATCTGGAAGAAACCATCAACAAAATCGGTTATCCGATTGTGATTAAGCCTTTAGACGGCAATCATGGAAAAGGCGCTTCCATTAATGTCAATAACATTGAGGATGCCAAAGCCGGATTGGTTTATGCGCAAAAATACAGCCGCCGTGTCATCGTGGAGAAATTCATTACCGGATTTGATTTCCGGGTTTTGGTGATCGACAATAAACTCGTAGCTGCAGCCAAACGCGTTCCGGCACACGTTGTCGGAAATGGGCAGGATAATTTACAGCAACTGATTGATGAAACCAATCTTGACCCAAGGCGCGGTTACGGACATGAGAATGTACTGACACAGATTGATGTGGACCGCGATACGATGGATTTGCTTGAAAAATTAAATTACACCTTGGAAACGGTTCCTAAAAACGGGGAAATTGTATACCTGAAATCGACGGCAAACCTCAGCACTGGTGGCACTTCCGTTGATGTTACCGACATGATGCACCCTGAAAATATATTCCTTGCCGAAAGGATTTCCCGCGTCATCGGGCTGGACATCTGTGGTGTCGACATCATGGCCGAAAACCTTACACAACCCTTAAAGGAAAACGGAGGCTGCATCCTGGAAGTAAACGCCGCGCCGGGATTCCGCATGCACCTCGCACCATCGGAAGGATTGCCAAGGAACGTCGCCGCTCCGGTGATTGACATGCTATATCCACCCGGAAAACCAAGCCGCATTCCGATTATTGCGGTAACCGGAACGAACGGAAAAACCACCACGACGCGTTTACTGGCACATATGGTGAAAAACAACGGTTATAAAGTTGGTTTTACCACTTCTGACGGTATCTACATCCAGAACCATATGATGGAAAAAGGAGATACGACCGGGCCCATCAGCGCGGAATATATCCTTAAAGACCCTACTGTAGAATTTGCCGTTTTAGAAACTGCCAGAGGGGGAATCCTACGGTCTGGGCTTGGCTTCAGCCGTTGTGATATCGCCATTGTAACCAACATCCAGGAAGATCATTTGGGATTAAGCGATATCCATACCCTGGATGATTTGGCACGCGTAAAAAGTACTGTTGTAAAAAGCGTGAAAAAAGACGGCTGGGCGATCCTGAATGCGGAAGACGAACAGTGTGTCAAAATCGCTTCAGAACTGCATTGCAACATTGCCTGGTTCAGTATGGATGAGGAAAATGAATTGATTAAAAAATGTAGCAAGGAAGGAAAAACCGTCGCCGTATATGAAAATGGATTCATTACCATTAAAAAAGGCGAATGGAAAATCCGTGTGGAACGCGCGACGCATGTGCCCTTAACATTAGGCGGTAAGGCGAAATTCATGATTGCGAACGCACTCGCCGCGACTTTAGCCGGATATCTTTACGGGTTCAAGACGGAAGACATCAGCATTTCTTTGCAGACATTTATCCCAAGTGTCGCACAGACTCCCGGTCGTATGAACATCTTTGAATTCAAGAGGTTTAAGGTGTTGATTGATTTTGCGCACAACCCTTCAGGTTATAAAGGTGTTGAAGACTATCTGTCAAGCGTCGAAGCCAATAAGAAAATCGGGATTATTGCCGGTGTGGGTGACCGACGCGATGAAGACATCCGCGAATGCGCTAAAATCGCGGCGCGCATGTTCGACCACATCATCATCCGCCAGGAGAAGCACTTGCGCGGGCGCAGCGAAGAGGAAATCATCAACCTGATTATGGAGGGTATTTCGGAATCCGGACGTACAAACATTACCTACGAAATCATCAACAAGGAAACCGATGCCATCAAGCATGCCATGAATATTGCTGAAGAAGGCACTTTTATTACGGCTTTAAGCGATGTAATCACCAATGCGATCGAAATCGTACAGGAATACCTTGACAAGGAAAACGAGGACGGCAACGTCTGA
- a CDS encoding cyanophycinase produces the protein MKIRGKLVIIGGAVDKGSFTETDLDKNAANNLNFFETGILKRILNESKHKADSRIEVITTASKIPKEIGPEYVKALNYLGAKNVDVLHLDKREMAMQPEYLERLRNADVVMFTGGDQLRLTSILGGTPFHDLMLEKYYNEDFIYAGTSAGAAAASNNMIYQGSSSEALLKGEVKITSGLGLIDGVIIDTHFVQRGRIGRLFQAVVGNPKVLGIGLGEDTGLLIKNNSEMEAIGSGLVILVDGREIKDTNLTQVELGQPISINHLVTHVMSKYDTFDLKTHKMHIQSSQYAEKLQFLSDD, from the coding sequence ATGAAGATACGAGGAAAACTAGTTATTATTGGTGGTGCGGTGGATAAAGGCAGTTTTACCGAAACTGACCTGGATAAGAATGCAGCCAATAACCTGAATTTTTTTGAAACAGGCATCCTGAAAAGAATCCTGAACGAATCAAAGCACAAAGCCGATTCCAGGATTGAAGTCATCACTACAGCTTCAAAGATCCCGAAGGAAATCGGGCCTGAATATGTAAAGGCACTGAATTACCTTGGTGCCAAAAACGTTGACGTATTGCATCTCGACAAGCGTGAAATGGCCATGCAGCCGGAATATCTTGAGCGTTTGCGCAATGCTGACGTCGTGATGTTTACCGGTGGCGACCAGCTCAGGCTGACATCAATCCTGGGAGGAACGCCTTTCCACGACCTGATGCTCGAGAAATATTACAACGAAGATTTCATTTATGCCGGAACTTCCGCAGGAGCCGCTGCCGCTTCGAATAATATGATTTATCAGGGAAGCAGCTCGGAAGCATTATTAAAAGGTGAAGTGAAGATCACCAGCGGCCTTGGACTCATTGATGGTGTGATCATTGATACGCATTTCGTGCAACGCGGCCGTATCGGGCGGTTGTTCCAGGCGGTGGTAGGAAATCCGAAAGTTTTAGGCATCGGACTCGGGGAAGATACGGGACTGCTCATTAAGAACAATTCCGAAATGGAAGCCATTGGTTCGGGATTGGTGATTTTAGTGGATGGCCGTGAAATCAAGGATACGAATTTAACCCAGGTAGAATTGGGCCAGCCGATTTCCATCAACCATCTCGTGACGCACGTCATGAGCAAGTACGATACATTTGACCTCAAGACCCATAAAATGCATATTCAGTCTTCGCAATATGCGGAGAAACTGCAATTCCTTTCAGACGATTAA
- a CDS encoding isoaspartyl peptidase/L-asparaginase has translation MKIIIHGGFFSESSTSQETKTAKQQALIRIAKQSFEYLKNHSAVETVVYAVSLLEDDDLFNAGIGSQIQSDGKIRMSAALIDGSNQKMSGVINIEEVKNPIQVAKVLQEYDDKVLGGSGATNFARKHGFEAFSTEIPQRRAEYEAKLEATGTGTVGCVALDKNGKLAAATSTGGKGFEIPGRISDSATVAGNYANPYCGVSLTGVGEDIVSNATAAKIVTRVTDGFSLKDAFDKTFAELKEHDGFAGAIAIDKDGNMYHQDSYPSMVFASFDGQNTEVFN, from the coding sequence ATGAAAATCATCATACATGGCGGATTTTTCTCAGAATCCTCGACCAGCCAGGAAACCAAAACGGCCAAGCAACAGGCGCTTATCCGCATTGCGAAACAATCTTTTGAATACCTCAAAAACCATTCAGCAGTAGAAACGGTAGTTTATGCGGTTTCTTTATTGGAAGATGATGATCTGTTCAATGCCGGTATCGGTTCCCAGATACAAAGTGACGGAAAAATCCGGATGAGCGCGGCGCTGATTGATGGTTCAAACCAAAAAATGAGCGGTGTCATTAATATAGAAGAAGTTAAAAACCCGATCCAGGTGGCCAAAGTGCTTCAGGAGTATGACGATAAGGTTTTGGGCGGAAGCGGCGCTACAAACTTTGCCCGTAAACACGGATTCGAAGCCTTTTCAACTGAAATTCCGCAACGCCGCGCAGAATATGAGGCGAAACTCGAAGCCACCGGAACAGGAACTGTAGGCTGCGTGGCTTTGGACAAAAACGGAAAATTAGCCGCCGCAACCTCTACAGGCGGGAAAGGTTTTGAGATTCCGGGCAGGATTTCGGATTCGGCGACAGTGGCCGGGAATTATGCCAATCCATATTGCGGTGTGAGTTTAACCGGAGTGGGGGAGGACATCGTCAGCAATGCGACTGCAGCGAAAATCGTAACCCGTGTTACCGATGGTTTTTCGTTAAAGGACGCTTTCGATAAAACTTTTGCAGAATTAAAGGAGCATGACGGTTTTGCAGGAGCGATTGCGATTGATAAAGACGGGAATATGTACCATCAGGATTCTTATCCAAGTATGGTCTTTGCGAGTTTTGATGGTCAAAATACCGAAGTTTTCAATTAA
- a CDS encoding GNAT family N-acetyltransferase has translation MMEIKTLENIPLQYLAETFNAAFADYILPFQLTQSDLESKMLSENIRLEDSVGVFTDTRLVGFMLIGTDLFDNKNIAYNAGTGVIPEFRGQQLTQNMYAFLAPYLLEKGITTHQLEVITKNERAISTYKKIGFKQQRLLNCFKGNMKVPENDISFKIDSAPLPDETVISKFGNHRPAYQNSFNTIKRNPAQHICYTASAENTLAGYIVFSEANGRVKQFGVHPGLRKLGIGHALFHKVQQIIGNKPVTLINLDTADKGSINFLEKIGFEETLQQFEMRMEIN, from the coding sequence ATGATGGAAATAAAAACCCTCGAAAATATTCCGCTGCAATATCTCGCTGAAACGTTCAATGCCGCTTTCGCAGATTATATCCTGCCTTTTCAATTGACGCAAAGTGATCTGGAGTCAAAAATGTTATCAGAAAACATCCGATTGGAAGATTCAGTTGGGGTTTTTACCGATACCCGATTGGTCGGATTTATGCTTATCGGAACAGATTTATTTGATAATAAAAACATCGCCTACAATGCCGGAACCGGTGTCATTCCTGAATTCCGCGGACAGCAATTGACCCAAAACATGTATGCCTTCCTGGCGCCATATCTTCTGGAAAAAGGAATTACCACTCATCAGTTAGAAGTCATCACCAAAAACGAACGCGCCATCAGCACCTATAAAAAGATTGGTTTCAAGCAACAGCGATTGCTTAACTGTTTTAAAGGAAATATGAAAGTTCCTGAAAATGACATATCATTTAAAATCGATTCCGCTCCGCTGCCTGATGAAACGGTTATTTCAAAATTCGGCAACCATCGCCCTGCTTACCAAAACAGTTTCAATACGATCAAACGAAATCCTGCGCAGCATATTTGTTATACTGCTTCCGCAGAAAATACACTGGCCGGATATATTGTGTTTTCAGAAGCAAACGGAAGGGTGAAGCAATTTGGCGTGCATCCCGGTTTAAGGAAACTGGGCATTGGGCACGCACTTTTTCATAAGGTACAGCAAATCATTGGCAATAAACCGGTTACATTGATCAATTTGGATACTGCTGACAAAGGGAGTATAAATTTCCTGGAGAAAATAGGGTTTGAAGAAACCTTGCAGCAGTTTGAAATGCGAATGGAAATTAATTGA